A window of Cryptomeria japonica chromosome 3, Sugi_1.0, whole genome shotgun sequence contains these coding sequences:
- the LOC131080028 gene encoding uncharacterized protein LOC131080028, which produces MAERCLQKIKSTILPPLPLLSKSVATDIKQNLLLQMEKILQSHGCKVYVLQAWGWLIRLLGDHIMNARMLLNQMLKIPEQTFADPNSQVRIASQVAWQALIDVLIHCPIQSTADQVSPGKTSEVELTASETTHQSQVFPPLKNLKLLMKPIIGVMSSKCDVSVRLSCWKTWNYVLHKLDGSLNDPAILSIVLDPIFKVIFETGPDNKNLWIWDLCMNLLEEFVFSKVKDKDDELNIYVTGEVSSPKNPCHGISLKFNKDSFPAFSIKWTPWNITHIEFLLNNVGVLWKCGVRNCELSDFSSLTLNGALRIFRLILRGVQSDLQEDFKPLNERVQVVCLILKFVQGLCQDIDLKTSLCAKGPNSVIFSLLEVIKDEIPISTLTSSSFKMPIDLNENWNSKKNMFSDGLDHCTNGNILGFHMTKIDMVSPAVYLILVWLNFVAHLCSNASEEEKLLEKLGKLTQVVDSGVTPLENYQALATVLYNLGLNAVNFNCNMQLQTNIFDEEKSLHSLPFNGDGFFWLRVWKKFAKCLKEHLEFVNDVDLTVDAGYQTIYSFLLFPINTRIVYSSADSNNLSSQFVSHKNNCNASPEKELDLVLQVWTSLYNSVNLISSVKSSRVNIFGEGFCKRALKVIEEKHNKYISKQTAEDSGSIQLSFAEQNYFLTIAGGIAAQVLKQAHVTAPGMLKVQRQARFDRFVGPTILNCSPGGNEANDQCNVKGILNFVARFLELAGELNDTFADCNFVMVSGVFDAMACFLSCLSTRHDILIFMQKFSHPLAKWLIACSNVKVVSEEGCPVLELEKAWSQLLNCLQKCQPAIIFDSSFLSLQTPLLVAAFQHIHSPIANQTVAFWEATYGNTQSLSYPASLVPVLRNLSQKVKINLPSFDMLMKGQLSPESCSMKCANDNILKQLDNLTSNHLKSIDSHRPYRDFEKSSIPDYQSVVDKSTSFGANDCKANDAFNYIRVCEQGQHSHSADKVPSSSLQGAAISEGEESGKMTQKEGSSKGRKKLEFMEDSPQDYVSIPSTVKRKQCPLTDHQREVKRAQRGRGMDTMGHGPGIKTYTAADFSQGNGDSEEPEEFNLADIIFDKCKEGS; this is translated from the exons TCTGTTGCTACAGACATCAAGCAGAATTTACTTTTGCAAATGGAGAAGATACTGCAGAGTCATGGCTGTAAAGTATATGTCCTCCAAGCATGGGGATGGCTTATTCGTTTACTTGGGGACCATATCATGAATGCCAGAATGCTTCTCAACCAGATGCTAAAAATACCAGAGCAAACCTTTGCAGATCCTAATTCACAAGTGCGCATTGCTTCTCAG GTTGCATGGCAAGCTTTGATTGATGTTCTTATTCATTGTCCTATACAATCCACAGCAGACCAGGTTTCCCCAGGAAAGACTTCAGAGGTTGAACTAACAGCATCAGAAACAACTCATCAGTCCCAAGTCTTCCCACCTCTTAAAAACCTAAAATTGCTTATGAAGCCCATAATTGGAGTAATGAGTAGTAAATGTGATGTGTCTGTGCGACTTTCATGTTGGAAAACATGGAACTATGTTTTACATAAGCTTGATGGCTCATTGAATGACCCTGCTATTCTATCAATTGTTTTAGATCCAATTTTTAAAGTTATCTTTGAGACTGGGCCAGATAACAAAAATCTATGGATATGGGATCTCTGTATGAATCTCCTAGAGGAGTTTGTATTTTCAAAGGTTAAAGACAAGGATGATGAACTAAACATTTATGTAACTGGGGAGGTTTCATCTCCTAAGAATCCATGTCATGGGATATCTTTAAAATTCAACAAAGATAGTTTTCCAGCCTTTTCTATTAAATGGACTCCCTGGAATATTACTCACATTGAGTTTTTATTGAATAATGTAGGAGTTTTATGGAAATGTGGTGTCAGGAATTGTGAGCTCTCTGATTTCAGTAGTTTAACATTGAATGGTGCGCTGAGAATTTTTCGTTTAATATTAAGAGGTGTTCAGAGTGACTTGCAAGAAGACTTTAAGCCTCTCAATGAGCGTGTACAAGTTGTTTGCCTTATTCTAAAATTTGTGCAAGGATTGTGTCAGGACATTGATCTAAAAACTTCTCTGTGTGCCAAAGGTCCAAATAGTGTCATTTTTAGTTTGCTGGAAGTTATAAAGGATGAGATACCAATTTCTACTTTGACATCTTCTTCCTTCAAGATGCCTATCGATTTGAATGAAAATTGGAATAGTAAAAAGAACATGTTTTCAGATGGCCTTGACCATTGCACAAATGGCAATATACTTGGATTTCACATGACCAAAATTGATATGGTTTCTCCTGCTGTTTATCTTATTTTGGTGTGGCTCAACTTTGTAGCTCATCTCTGTTCAAATGCATCTGAGGAAGAGAAATTACTGGAAAAATTGGGAAAGCTAACTCAAGTTGTGGATTCTGGTGTCACTCCTTTGGAGAATTATCAAGCACTTGCTACTGTGTTGTACAATCTTGGATTAAATGCTGTCAATTTCAATTGCAATATGCAATTGCAAACTAACATATTTGATGAAGAAAAGAGCTTGCATTCTTTGCCTTTCAATGGTGATGGCTTTTTCTGGTTAAGAGTGTGGAAGAAATTTGCTAAGTGCCTCAAGGAGCATCTGGAATTTGTTAATGATGTTGATCTCACGGTAGATGCAGGGTATCAAACGATTTACAGTTTCCTTTTGTTCCCAATTAATACTAGAATAGTATATTCATCTGCTGATTCAAACAATCTATCCAGTCAATTTGTATCCCACAAAAATAATTGCAACGCAAGTCCTGAAAAGGAACTTGATCTTGTATTACAAGTGTGGACTTCTCTCTATAATTCTGTTAATCTTATCTCATCAGTGAAAAGTTCGCGGGTAAATATTTTTGGTGAGGGATTTTGTAAAAGAGCTTTAAAGGTGATTGAAGAGAAACACAATAAATACATTTCAAAGCAGACTGCTGAAGACTCTGGGTCCATACAATTGTCATTTGCAGAGCAGAATTACTTTCTGACAATAGCTGGTGGAATTGCTGCCCAAGTGCTTAAACAGGCACATGTCACTGCACCTGGAATGCTAAAGGTACAAAGGCAAGCAAGATTTGATAGGTTTGTGGGACCTACGATTCTGAACTGCAGTCCTGGGGGAAATGAGGCAAATGATCAATGTAATGTTAAAGGCATTTTGAATTTTGTTGCCAG GTTCTTGGAACTAGCAGGGGAACTGAATGATACATTTGCTGATTGCAACTTTGTTATGGTTTCAGG GGTGTTTGATGCAATGGCTTGCTTTCTCAGTTGCCTTTCTACTAGACATGATATACTTATATTTATGCAG AAATTCTCCCACCCTCTAGCCAAATGGCTCATTGCTTGCTCAAATGTGAAGGTAGTTTCTGAAGAAGGTTGTCCAGTATTAGAACTTGAGAAGGCATGGAGTCAGCTACTCAACTGCTTGCAGAAGTGTCAACCAGCAATCATATTTGATTCAAGTTTTTTAAGCCTTCAGACACCTTTACTAGTAGCGGCATTTCAACATATTCATTCTCCAATAGCTAACCAAACTGTTGCATTTTGGGAGGCCACATATGGGAACACACAGTCGCTATCGTACCCTGCATCACTAGTTCCAGTCCTCAGAAATTTATCACAGAAAGTAAAAATTAATCTACCCAGTTTCGATATGTTAATGAAAGGTCAACTGTCACCAGAGTCTTGTTCTATGAAGTGTGCAAATGATAATATTCTCAAACAATTAGATAATTTAACTTCAAATCATTTAAAGTCAATAGATTCTCACAGACCATACCGAGATTTTGAGAAGTCAAGCATTCCAGATTATCAATCAGTAGTAGACAAGTCAACATCATTTGGAGCAAATGATTGTAAAGCTAATGACGCCTTTAACTATATTAGAGTCTGTGAGCAAGGACAACATTCGCATTCAGCAGATAAAGTTCCATCTAGTAGCTTGCAAGGGGCTGCCATCAGTGAGGGAGAAGAAAGTGGTAAAATGACCCAGAAAGAAGGCAGTTCAAAAGGAAGGAAGAAGCTGGAGTTCATGGAAGACAGTCCACAAGATTATGTCTCAATACCATCAACTGTTAAAAGGAAGCAATGTCCTCTGACAGATCACCAGCGAGAGGTCAAAAGAGCACAAAGGGGTCGTGGGATGGACACCATGGGACACGGGCCAGGAATTAAGACTTATACAGCTGCTGATTTTAGTCAAGGAAATGGTGATTCAGAAGAGCCTGAGGAATTTAATCTTGCTGATATAATCTTCGATAAATGTAAAGAAGGAAGCTAA